ACAAGCGGCAGACGCTGCCGCCGAAGAAGCACGGGAACATCCCGCTGTGACGACGTCGTCGCCCTCGGGGCAGACCCGGCAGCGCCCCCTCCTGCGGGTCGTCAGGGGCGAGCCGACCGCCGAGGAGCTCGCCGCGCTGACCGTCGTCGTGGCCGCGCTGTCGCAGCACCGGCCGCGCCGCCGTCCGGTG
This region of Geodermatophilus bullaregiensis genomic DNA includes:
- a CDS encoding acyl-CoA carboxylase subunit epsilon, encoding MTTSSPSGQTRQRPLLRVVRGEPTAEELAALTVVVAALSQHRPRRRPVPVGAWASAADAHRRPLQPGPGGWRASGRFA